The sequence CCGGCCGCAGGCCTCACGCGTCACGACGACTGGGACGACGTCGCCAAGGCGCCCGGCCATGCCAAGCGGCTCGAGCGCATTCGTGCGCTGGCGCCCGCGTTCAAGCAGGACTTCTTGAAGGCAGGACCGGCAGTCGCAGTGCGCACCCTGCCCGTCGCGCGCGCGCCGTATCTGGTGACCTACGGCTTCAACCGCGCCTGCTCGCTGCCGTATCCGTACCTGCTCTTCCAGAACCGCGCGGTGGTGATCCAGTTTCGCCAGCGCGGGCAGCTGAAGACGCTGCTCTTCAATCCCACCATTCCCGAGCGCTCCGCGACGGCGCCGTTCTTCGCGGCGGTGCAGAAGAAGCTGCGCGCGCCCAAGGCCGTGGAGCGCGCGATCGTCAAAGAAGGTCCGCCGCTGCCGCTGCAGCTCGAGGCGCTGGGTCTGCGCGCGGATCAGATCGACTACCTCGCGTTCGATCACCAGCACGTGCAGGACCTGCGGCCGTACCTGGGCACGTCGAGCGCGCCGTCGCTGTATCCGAACGCGAAGGTGCTCGTGCAGCGGCCCGATTGGGAGGCGTCGGTGCAACCGCACCCGCTGCAGCGCACGTGGTGGGTCGAGAACTCGGCCGAAGGGGCGCGCACGGAGAACCTCGTCGTCCTCGACGGCGACTACTCGCTCGGCGACGGCGTGGCGATCATGGCCACGCCCGGCCACACGTGGGGAAACCAGTCGCTCTTGTTCCGCGCGCCCGAGAGCGGGTGCTACACCGTGAGCGAGAACGGCATCTGCGCCGACGCCTACGCGCCGCTGCGCTCGAAGATTCCGGGCCTCGCGGCGCACGCGCGCGCGAGCGGCGAAGAGGTCGTCCTCAACGGCAACACGCTCGAGGGCGCGCTCGATCAATATAACTCAATGGTTAAGGAAAAATTGCTCGCCGATCCCATGAAGGCCGACGGAGAGTTCGTGCAGCACTTCTCCAGCTCGGAGCTGGTGCACACCGCGCTCGCGCCGGGGCTCAAGCCCACGCAGAGCATCGGCGCGGTCAACGAGGGCGAGCTGCTGCTGGCGAAGGCCGAATCGCGGGCGGCTTCGTAAATTTCCGCTCGAATTGGCCGACGTCGAGCATTGCGGCGCGGGCTGCTATCGTCTCTCGCACATGCGCGTGCTGCCCTGCCTCGCCTTTCCGCTGCTCCTGGCCTGTGCCACCTCGGGTGGTCCGCCGCCCCAGTCGGTGACGCCCAACGCGAATGGGTCCAACTCGCGGGCGCAGGTGGAGGCGGTGCTGAACCAGCCGTCGACCACGCCCGACGCGTGGAAGGCCATCCCCGACGCCACCTATGCCCTGCGGCAGATCGCGGGCGATCCGACCATGCCGCCGCAGCAGCGCGCGAAGGCCACGGAGGCGCTGGGCACCGTCGATGGCCCCGAGGTCGCGACGGCGCTGCAGACCCTTGCCAGCGACGCGAATGAGCTTCCCGCAGTGCGCTCGGCGGCGATCGTGGCGATGGCGGTGCGCGGCG is a genomic window of Deltaproteobacteria bacterium containing:
- a CDS encoding HEAT repeat domain-containing protein; translated protein: MRVLPCLAFPLLLACATSGGPPPQSVTPNANGSNSRAQVEAVLNQPSTTPDAWKAIPDATYALRQIAGDPTMPPQQRAKATEALGTVDGPEVATALQTLASDANELPAVRSAAIVAMAVRGGPASAQGLSGYLADANAEVRLSAAHALGIAGGEPAKNALQARLDAETDPKVRDEIQKSLAKMTN